From a region of the Myroides sp. JBRI-B21084 genome:
- a CDS encoding THUMP domain-containing class I SAM-dependent RNA methyltransferase, producing MENFKMVAKTFFGFEEILANELVKLGAQRVEQGTRMVSFYGDKGFMYKANLALRTALKILKPIKQFKVFNETSLYNGMQSIDWSEFLSVHQSFLIDSTIFSDQFNHSQFVALKSKDAIVDQFKKKFESRPNIDKDHPDLRINVHIQKDICTVSLDTSGASLHHRGYRTATNIAPINEVLAAGILILSGWNGQSNFLDPMCGSGTFLVEATMIACNIPPNINRKEFAFEKWKDWDADLFEKVEESLLKKITDFHYDIYGYDKAPSAIAKAKDNARNANLEEYIKLEQKNFFETEKEVQGPLHMVFNPPYGERLDIDLERFYREIGDTLKQSYPGTNAWFITGNVEALKFVGLKPSRKIKLFNGKLEARLVKYEMYEGSKRTKFQIKDNNE from the coding sequence ATGGAAAATTTTAAAATGGTAGCTAAAACATTCTTTGGATTTGAAGAAATTTTAGCAAATGAATTAGTTAAATTAGGTGCACAGCGTGTAGAACAAGGTACACGTATGGTAAGTTTTTATGGCGACAAAGGTTTTATGTACAAAGCAAATTTGGCATTGCGAACCGCTTTAAAAATTTTAAAACCTATTAAACAGTTTAAGGTTTTTAACGAAACCAGCTTGTATAATGGCATGCAAAGCATAGATTGGAGCGAATTTTTAAGTGTTCATCAGTCGTTTTTAATTGATTCTACAATTTTTTCTGATCAATTCAACCATTCGCAATTTGTTGCTTTAAAAAGTAAAGATGCAATTGTAGATCAATTTAAAAAGAAATTTGAAAGCAGACCAAATATTGATAAAGATCATCCCGATTTACGTATAAATGTTCATATACAAAAAGATATATGTACGGTTTCGTTAGACACTTCAGGGGCTTCATTACATCATCGTGGGTATAGAACAGCTACAAATATTGCACCTATAAACGAAGTTTTAGCTGCAGGTATTTTAATTTTAAGTGGGTGGAATGGTCAATCAAACTTTTTAGATCCAATGTGTGGTTCGGGTACTTTTTTGGTTGAAGCAACTATGATTGCTTGTAATATTCCACCAAATATCAACCGAAAAGAATTTGCTTTTGAAAAATGGAAAGATTGGGACGCTGATTTATTTGAAAAAGTTGAAGAATCGTTATTAAAGAAAATAACCGATTTTCATTATGACATTTATGGATACGACAAAGCACCATCTGCTATTGCAAAAGCTAAAGATAACGCTAGAAATGCCAATTTAGAAGAATATATTAAACTTGAACAAAAAAACTTTTTTGAAACCGAAAAAGAAGTTCAAGGCCCTTTACATATGGTATTTAACCCACCTTATGGTGAACGCTTAGATATTGATTTAGAACGTTTTTATCGCGAAATTGGCGATACTTTAAAACAAAGTTATCCTGGTACAAATGCTTGGTTTATTACTGGAAATGTTGAAGCTTTAAAATTTGTAGGTTTAAAGCCATCGCGTAAAATAAAACTTTTTAATGGTAAATTAGAAGCACGTTTGGTAAAATACGAAATGTATGAAGGCAGTAAACGTACAAAATTTCAAATAAAAGATAACAATGAATAA
- a CDS encoding glycerophosphodiester phosphodiesterase family protein, giving the protein MKTSVIAHRGAWKEFNFPQNSLAALKKAIALNCYACEIDVHLTNDGFVVVNHDYDFYDLPIETTNYNVLKQNKLSNGEHLPLLIDFFSEINKQYNTKLLVEIKTSILNPKNRTQLLIDTIVNQLPKDTYSENTEFILFDFESALYLKRVLPFFKVHYLEGDKSAQEIFQNGLNGMDYNFELLLQNSEIITEFNQLNLQTNSWTINDLNVAKTLKSKGLSYITTDLPSLFINEGL; this is encoded by the coding sequence ATGAAAACCAGTGTAATAGCTCACAGAGGCGCTTGGAAAGAATTTAATTTTCCTCAAAATTCTTTAGCTGCTTTAAAAAAAGCAATTGCACTTAATTGTTATGCTTGTGAAATTGATGTTCACCTTACAAATGATGGTTTTGTTGTAGTAAATCATGATTACGATTTTTATGATTTACCTATAGAAACAACCAATTACAATGTTTTAAAGCAAAATAAACTAAGTAATGGTGAACATTTACCTTTATTAATTGATTTTTTTAGCGAAATAAATAAGCAATATAACACCAAATTATTGGTTGAAATAAAAACATCCATTCTTAACCCTAAAAATAGAACTCAACTTTTAATTGATACTATAGTAAATCAGCTACCAAAAGATACCTATTCAGAAAATACCGAGTTTATTTTGTTTGATTTTGAATCGGCACTTTATTTAAAAAGGGTATTGCCCTTTTTTAAAGTACATTATTTAGAAGGGGATAAATCGGCACAAGAAATATTCCAAAATGGATTAAATGGTATGGATTATAATTTTGAATTGCTTTTACAAAATTCAGAAATTATTACTGAATTTAATCAATTAAACTTACAAACAAACAGTTGGACAATAAATGACCTAAATGTTGCAAAAACACTAAAATCAAAAGGTTTATCTTATATTACTACCGATTTACCAAGTTTATTTATAAATGAAGGCTTATAG
- a CDS encoding SIR2 family NAD-dependent protein deacylase yields MKNLVFLTGAGISAESGLKTFRDANGLWEGHDIMEVASIDGFKKNPELVLDFYNQRRKQLLTVKPNLAHEKIANLQNVFNVAVITQNVDDLHERAGSKQIIHLHGELLKARSIENENLIYNWNKPIYVGTTNEEKHQLRPHIVWFGEAVPEMENAIKIVQEADILVVVGTSLQVYPAAGLMDYAFNAKKFFYIDKNPANVHSYSKKIEIIKENATRGLVLLEEKLLKL; encoded by the coding sequence ATGAAGAATTTAGTTTTTTTAACAGGTGCTGGTATTTCAGCAGAAAGTGGGTTAAAAACTTTTAGAGATGCAAACGGTTTATGGGAAGGCCATGATATTATGGAAGTAGCAAGTATTGATGGTTTTAAGAAAAATCCGGAACTAGTTTTAGATTTTTACAACCAACGCAGAAAGCAATTACTTACTGTGAAACCTAATTTGGCCCATGAAAAAATTGCCAATTTACAAAATGTGTTTAACGTAGCTGTGATAACCCAAAATGTTGATGATTTACATGAACGTGCTGGTAGCAAGCAAATTATACATTTGCACGGTGAACTTTTAAAGGCGCGTAGCATTGAAAATGAAAATTTAATTTATAATTGGAACAAACCTATTTATGTAGGAACCACAAATGAAGAAAAACACCAATTACGGCCACATATTGTTTGGTTTGGTGAAGCTGTACCCGAAATGGAAAATGCTATTAAAATTGTTCAAGAAGCAGATATTTTGGTAGTTGTAGGAACATCGTTGCAAGTATATCCTGCTGCAGGTTTAATGGATTATGCTTTTAATGCTAAAAAGTTTTTTTATATAGATAAAAACCCTGCAAATGTGCATTCTTATTCTAAAAAAATTGAAATTATAAAAGAAAACGCTACAAGAGGATTAGTACTTTTAGAAGAAAAATTATTAAAACTATAA
- a CDS encoding TrmH family RNA methyltransferase has protein sequence MQLNDLYKNTDYLSYLSGFITQNRMLGFEKVLENRTNHFCVAVEDVYQLHNTSAVMRSCEVFGVQNLHVIEQKFSKTIDKQIAMGAEKWVDIQMHKSTQTCISEIKSKGYQIVATTPHKDAFLLDDFDITKPSALFFGTEKMGLSSEIMDQADTYIKIPMYGFTESLNISVSAAIILNNITTRLRKSSIDWQLSEEELLTKKIDWARKSIKDIDFITERFLQNQF, from the coding sequence ATGCAATTAAACGATTTATATAAAAATACTGACTATTTATCCTATTTAAGCGGCTTTATTACTCAGAACAGAATGTTGGGGTTTGAAAAAGTTTTAGAAAACCGTACCAATCATTTTTGTGTAGCTGTTGAAGATGTTTATCAATTGCACAATACTAGTGCTGTGATGCGTAGTTGCGAAGTTTTTGGAGTTCAAAATTTACATGTTATTGAGCAAAAATTTAGTAAAACTATTGATAAACAAATTGCTATGGGAGCCGAAAAATGGGTGGATATACAAATGCATAAATCTACACAAACGTGTATTAGCGAAATAAAAAGTAAAGGTTACCAAATTGTTGCTACTACACCGCATAAAGATGCCTTTTTATTAGACGATTTTGACATCACCAAACCTTCGGCATTATTTTTTGGGACCGAAAAAATGGGACTTTCTTCAGAAATTATGGATCAAGCAGATACTTATATTAAAATTCCGATGTATGGTTTTACCGAAAGTTTAAATATTTCAGTTTCGGCTGCCATTATTTTAAATAACATTACAACGCGTTTAAGAAAATCTTCAATAGACTGGCAATTATCAGAAGAAGAATTGTTAACAAAAAAAATAGACTGGGCTAGAAAATCGATAAAAGATATTGATTTTATTACAGAGCGTTTTTTACAAAATCAGTTTTAA
- a CDS encoding isopenicillin N synthase family dioxygenase yields the protein MQNIPSVNLRDFLSDDPVRKQKFVNEIGKAYEEIGFVALKGHFLNDQLVEKLYEQVRSFFNLSLEVKKKYEIEGIGGQRGYVSFGKESAKGRTTGDLKEFWHFGQYVENNPKLDAEYPKNVVVEELPEFNSTGKEAYKMLEKTGVYVLRALALYLNLDEFYFDNFIKNGNSILRPIHYPPILNEPKDAVRAAAHGDINLITLLMGAQGKGLQVQNHNGEWIDAIAANDELVINVGDMLSRHTNNKLKSTIHQVVNPPRELWGTSRFSIPFFMHPISEMPLNCLENCINSDNPKQFDDITAGEFLTERLIELGLIKK from the coding sequence ATGCAAAATATACCTAGTGTAAATTTGCGTGATTTCCTATCGGATGATCCGGTACGCAAGCAAAAATTTGTAAATGAAATCGGAAAAGCATACGAAGAAATTGGCTTCGTTGCATTAAAAGGCCATTTTTTAAATGACCAATTAGTTGAAAAACTATATGAACAAGTACGCTCTTTTTTTAATTTATCTTTAGAGGTAAAAAAGAAGTATGAAATTGAAGGAATTGGTGGCCAACGTGGTTACGTTTCCTTTGGAAAAGAATCTGCAAAAGGACGCACAACAGGCGACTTAAAAGAGTTTTGGCATTTTGGGCAATATGTTGAAAACAATCCTAAATTAGATGCTGAATATCCTAAAAATGTAGTTGTTGAAGAACTACCTGAATTTAATTCAACAGGTAAAGAAGCCTATAAAATGCTTGAAAAAACTGGGGTTTATGTATTAAGAGCATTGGCTTTATATTTAAATTTAGATGAATTTTACTTTGACAATTTTATTAAAAACGGAAATTCTATTTTAAGACCCATTCACTACCCTCCTATTTTAAATGAACCTAAAGATGCCGTTCGTGCAGCTGCACATGGTGATATAAATTTAATTACCTTGTTAATGGGGGCACAAGGAAAAGGTTTACAAGTGCAAAACCATAATGGCGAATGGATAGATGCCATTGCAGCTAACGATGAATTAGTTATTAATGTTGGCGATATGTTATCGCGCCATACAAACAATAAATTAAAATCTACCATTCATCAAGTTGTAAATCCTCCTAGAGAATTATGGGGAACCTCTCGTTTTTCAATACCATTTTTTATGCACCCTATAAGCGAAATGCCTTTAAACTGCTTAGAAAATTGTATCAATTCTGATAATCCAAAGCAATTTGACGATATTACAGCTGGCGAATTTTTAACTGAAAGATTAATTGAATTAGGATTGATAAAAAAATAA
- a CDS encoding TetR/AcrR family transcriptional regulator, with product MENEPKKRKRTSGLLRDKERTKQKMIQSVGKILLKKGYTGLNATAVSKEAGVDKSLVYSYFGSLDNLVETYILQRDFLNAVAKDDLVVMLENTTAVPKEAIYGLLHNQLDTLLKDKVLQKIIHWELGENKTYLRNIADKREELGEAFFKVAEPTYDKANIDLRGILAVLISGVYYLVLHAKTNGSLFCGIDLNTPEGEQRIKDAITSIILMAHEKTTAS from the coding sequence ATGGAAAATGAGCCAAAAAAACGCAAACGAACTTCGGGCTTATTACGTGATAAAGAACGTACTAAACAAAAAATGATTCAATCTGTAGGGAAAATTTTATTAAAAAAAGGGTATACAGGTTTAAATGCTACTGCTGTATCAAAAGAAGCAGGTGTTGATAAAAGTTTGGTTTACAGTTATTTTGGTAGTTTAGATAATTTAGTAGAAACCTACATTTTACAGCGCGATTTTTTAAATGCAGTAGCAAAAGATGATTTAGTTGTTATGTTAGAAAACACAACAGCTGTTCCTAAAGAAGCTATTTACGGTTTGTTACACAACCAATTAGATACTTTGTTGAAAGATAAGGTTTTACAAAAAATTATACATTGGGAATTAGGCGAAAATAAAACATATTTACGAAATATTGCTGATAAACGGGAAGAATTAGGTGAAGCTTTTTTTAAAGTTGCCGAACCTACTTACGATAAAGCAAATATAGATTTAAGAGGTATTTTAGCTGTATTAATTTCGGGCGTTTATTACTTGGTTTTACATGCAAAAACAAATGGAAGTTTATTTTGTGGAATTGATCTTAACACACCAGAAGGTGAACAACGTATTAAAGACGCAATTACTTCAATAATACTTATGGCTCACGAAAAAACAACCGCATCCTAA